In Coffea arabica cultivar ET-39 chromosome 9e, Coffea Arabica ET-39 HiFi, whole genome shotgun sequence, the genomic window tgaaaaaatattctttcgcattatCACTGCGAAGTATACGTACATGCACACCAAATTGAGtctttatttctgtaacaaatgcacaaaaaatggaatatagtTCTGAACgatttttcattaaataaagccatgtaattctggaaaaatcatcaacaaagattacaaaatatttaaaacctaactttgaagttactcgactaggaccccaaacatcagaatgaactaacaaaaagggtttcgaaacccgtttattgaccctaggagcaaaagaaacacgATGATGCTTTCCTAATTGACAAGACTCACATTCTAATGAAGACAACTGACTCAAAGTAGGGaccaacttcttcaaattttgtagAGACGGATGACCCAAACGACAGTAAATTTCAAGAAGAGAAACAGTAGCAGGGCACGCAATCGGACCATTAGAGTTGAGAAAGTAAAGACCATTATGCTCATGTCCTCCACCAATCGtcctctttgtcttcaaatcctgaatAACAACAAAATCAGGAGAAAAAATAACTGAACACTATAGAGATTTAGTAAACTTACTAACGGACATTAGATTAAAAGGTAAATTGGGAACGTAAAGAACAGAAGGCAGCAGAAGAGATGAGttaatttctacagtgcctagtcctttaactttagtTGTAGATCCATCAGCTAAAGTAACATGAGGGAAGGAAGTAgactcttgaaaattagaaaaatttctagaggtacctgacatatgatcagtagcTCCGGAATCAATGATCCATGAGTCAAAATTAGATTATGTGGAGAGACAAGCCATAGcattacctttttgtgctaCAGAAGTAGAGGGAAGAGATGCGTGATTTACAGTTTGGTACTGCAGAAATTTGATATAATCTTTCTCAGATATGGTAACAGTCTTCTGAGACCCTTGTGCTAAAGAACTTGATTCAGCTTGGTCAGTGGTAACCGTATTAACAAACCGAGGTGATTTTCCATTTAAATCCCAACAAGTATCACGAGTGTGATTCTTTAAACCACAATGATTGCACTCACGGGTGCCTCGACCTCCACGACCCCCATGACCTCCTCTACTTCTTCCTCCACGAGAGCCACGTCCAAAATTAAATTGCTCTGTCCGATTGTTATTAGCAATTAAAGCAGATTTGTCAATAATTAGAGCACCATCACCCTGTGCATTGTCCTTAGATGCAGAACGTAAGACCCAAGCATACGCCTCTGCAAAGGATGGTAATTGTTCACCTGCTAAATTTTGAGATTTGATTGGTTCAAATTCTGGCTTGAGACCAGCCAGGAATTTGAGCACAAGCATTTGTTCTCTTTGCCTCTGCATAACCGTGATATCACTTGAGAAAGGCATTACAACATTTAATTCCTCTGAGACTCGCTTAAGATCAGCAAAGTATTCAGTTACTGTCTTGTTATCTTGTTGCAACTGAAAATACTCCAAAGAAATATCATACATCCGTGAGAGATTACTGCAATATAATAATCGGGCATAATCCCAAACTTCTTTTGTTGTCTCACAAGGAGAACGCATGTAAGCAATTCGTGGCTCTATAGAATTCCATATTGCTCCAAGAATTTAAGCATCCTCTTGAATCCACATTAGTTTCTTGCTGCCCTCCGTAGGAGAGTCATCTGTGAGATAACGTTGCTTTCCTAAGCCTGTCAGATAAATCTTAACAGCTTTTGACCACTGTTGATAATTGGTATCATTCAGCTtccaatttgtgatttgagGCATCACCATTGGCATAATATTAGTGGACGTCACAATACCTTTTGATAAACTTTCAGCCATAGCGAATAGCACTTCAAACCCAAGAAAGGGTCAAAACTCGAGACGAACAGTACGCGTGAACAGTGCGCCGTGAACAGTGCCGCGATGAACAGTGCGGCGTGAACAATACTTTTGCTAGATGTTTAACCTGAACCTTAGGACtcttgctctgataccatgttaacaggtatcttgggaggaaaacatctagtcaccgtattatgagtgaccaactagtatttataggagtacaaacctaaccaactatttacaagaatacccttactaactTATTATCTACAAGACTACTGATATTCTCCTAACAGTTTCAAAGATGGTAAAGAATCATGAGTCCTTTATTCAGAAACAGCGTGAATGTGAAGAGTGGAATTGGCTAGCAAGAGAAGTTCTTCGAAGGAAGGGGACCTCATCTATTAAGAGAGACAAGGATCCTGATGAACTGGAAAGTAGAATACGGAAAGTTATTGAGAGACTGGACAATCTTATGATGTGGGACGGTTATCTAGGATATAATAAAGGATTTTGTGATAAGACAACAGTTTTGGAGGCAAGTTTGACAAAGATTGATAGAACAGCTAATGAGAACATAAATGCAGAAAGTGGGGTAGACTTGAGTAATAAAATAAGGAAACTCGAGCAAGAAAGGGATGATCTGAAATTGCAGAGCTTCATCATTGACGAAATCTACTTATTAATTCTTGTATGTTTTGCAAAAAACTTAGACCTTGCTCTCTTGAATGAAAACAACAAGAGCCTCATTAGAGGTGGTAGTCATAATCTGTCTTTGAATGATTCCGAAGATGATCATGGAGTCAAAATAAACGATCTTCAAATTCAGAAGGTAGGCGAATCTGAAGAAGAAACTGCATGCGAAATTTTGCAGCATTACCCGGAAAGCTCTATTAGGGAGAATGTATATTCAGTCTACTTTCAGGAAACAGTTATTGAATTGGATACGAACATTAACAAAATGCTGATGATTACCTTCTGAAGCAAGAGCTGATGGAAGTCGTCTTTGGTGAGACATTGCAATGTATTGAGAAGAGTGGCAATTTGGTTATAAGGCAACTTCAAATAGAAATTGAAGGTTTTGAAACCTTGATTGATAACCTCCACAGCAGTGACATGGTGCCAGAGACTGTAGGCAGCCTATTAAAAGAGGACTTTATATAGTGTACTTTGGAGAGCTTTTCAATACATTGAGAACAGAAAGAGATGCTTATAACATTGAGATACTAGTAAAAGAGGAGATATATCAGTTTGtcttggttgaattggtgaaagaATTTTGTGTTACCCATTGGACAATCCAAAACATGGAACCGGATGCAAATTTCTAAAGATTTTCCTTCTACAAAAttggatatgtatgaagagCAAAACCTAATTGAAAAGCCTGACTCCTATTTTAGGAACTGCAATTAAGAGGAAATTGTGAACACAAGTAATCAGACAAAGGAACTCAGAGATCGTTGTGTTGAGGTGGCTGAGCATTACAGTATGGAATTACTGTCATATGATGTTGAGAGAACTTTCAGTACAAAGAGCGAATTATTATAAATATCATCAGATAAACTGCTTGAAAGCAAGGCATCGGTACTACATATGGAGAATAGTTCAGGCTCCATAGCTAAAGACCAAAAAGAAGATGATCATCATGCCTTGATATATCCTACAGAGGTGGTTGACTCCAAAGGACAATACGCCTATGAAGTTGAAGAAAATGAAGTGCTTCAACAAAATCAATCTGTTTTCTCCCCTGTCGTGGGATTTCAGCGACTAGTAGTGGATTTTGAGCAAATGTTACACAGAAAGTTAGAATCGTATTGTTTGAGGTATCTAACTCAGATCTTTAAAATTTTCAACCAGTATCCTAGTACTCTACTATATAGAGTTATTGCTAGCACTTGGGCGGTTGCACCAGCGgcgaaaccaaaaaaaattcttagtgggggcaaaagtcattctaaaattttttacctacttttttcctagttttttaggcaaaaaaaaaaaatttcacgaacaagtacaaatgatgtATATGttccatgaaaaacataaaaaacaaactcaaaattattaatgtaataattatttatttgaaaaagaaaactaaatcATTTACAATTATTCACAacgagttttcatattttgataacggTTTACAACCTTCTCATTTTGAACTTTACgaaatatatttttctcaatgtAAAGAACTAAACAATCATTAATCCAAGTGTTTCCCATTCTATTTCGTAGCCGATTTTTCACTATATTCATAACTGAAAAAATCTTTTCTACAGTAGTTGTAGCAACAGACAAAATTAAAGCCAACATTAGAAGCATATAAACCAATGGATACACAAAATTTTAGGGGACACACTtgaaattatattaaaattctATGAATACTATAGAAATTTAAAGGTCCCAGTGCCCCCACTATAGAATTCTAAGGGCCCCTGGGTTGCAGTGATAAATAATTATACCAAGACAGCGTATTAATTTATCTCAAGAAAGAATTCTAAAACTTGTACATTGTTGCACCCTTCCATTTGAGCCAAGGAAGAAGGATCAATCTCTTTATTTGGTGTCTGCAAACTACTAGTCTGCAAATATTTTTGTCTTTAGGTAAATTGATTATTTTGCTGGAAAGCATTTGTATCTTGGGATCATAAGAAAGCTTATGAGACTTTAAAAATCTGTTTCCAGGGTGGAGACGCTGAAGCATCAAACAAATG contains:
- the LOC140014717 gene encoding uncharacterized protein, which codes for MRSPCETTKEVWDYARLLYCSNLSRMYDISLEYFQLQQDNKTVTEYFADLKRVSEELNVVMPFSSDITVMQRQREQMLVLKFLAGLKPEFEPIKSQNLAGEQLPSFAEAYAWVLRSASKDNAQGDGALIIDKSALIANNNRTEQFNFGRGSRGGRSRGGHGGRGGRGTRECNHCGLKNHTRDTCWDLNGKSPRFVNTVTTDQAESSSLAQGSQKTVTISEKDYIKFLQYQTVNHASLPSTSVAQKGNAMACLST